The Meriones unguiculatus strain TT.TT164.6M chromosome 14, Bangor_MerUng_6.1, whole genome shotgun sequence sequence GGGTGTCCAGGGGCAGAACTGTGGTTCCAGGGTAATTCCACGTGGTTCTGTTTGTATCTGGTGATGAAAGTGGGGCTCAGGGTCTCAGGTATGGAAGCACGTGCTCTCTCATGACAATGGATCGCAACCACAGTGTCTCATGtttgattttaattatttatctgtttttattattgtttaatgtgtctgggtgtttttcccacatgtatgtctgtgacaCGCATGCATGCCTTTTGTCTttgaaggccagaagacagtgttggatcccctggaactagagttacagatggttctgagctggtgctgggaatggaacccagctctctggaagagcagacagtgctcttacctgctgggccatctctccagccaccaacacatttaacttaaaaacaattatttaggAATGTAGTATACAAACTTATATGCAGATataacactcatacatgtaaaacttaaaaataaataattaaataatcatTTATGGTGGGGGGGcaagtgtggaggtcaaagggcaacttgcaggagttggttttctccttcttccatgtggGACTCAGGGACTGAGTTCATATCCTCAGGTTTGGTAGTAAGAACCTATGCATGCTTTCTCAAGGGCTCATGTATGTAATCCAGCCTACCTTTAAAGTTTCCATGTAGTTGAGGGTGGCATTCAATTCCTGATGCTTCCGCTTCCGCTTCTACTTCGAAACACTTGAGATTACCACACCCACTTGgattttatctatctatatctatgtatctatgtatctatgtatccatctatgtatctatctatgtatctatgtatccatctatgtatctatctatgtatctatgtatccatctatatatctatctatgtatctatgtatctatctatctatctattattttaatgcgagtgctctgtctgcatatacacctgcaagccagaagagggcatcagatccctttatagAGGGCTGTGAACCCTTTataaccatgtggttgctgagaattgaacccacgatctctggaagaacagtactcttaagtgctgagccatctcagcccccttatttgttattttttaaaaagagtcttACTGTGCTGTAGCActgtctgaccttgaactccatctcttgcctcagcctcccaagggctagcATGGCAGGAGTGAACCAGGTGCTACCACTACATTCTGGCAACAATGTTTAACTGTTGAAGAGCTGCCACACTGCTTTTCAGAGCACCGAGACAGCCCATCCTGGAGTGGGGACACCCATCCATGCCCCTGTCTCTGGCAGGTAGAACAGTCTCTCTCTAGCCTGGACTCTGCTCTGTGTGAGTGCCTCATTACTGTGAGGTAGGTGGTTTCATGGGGTGCTGAGGGGGTCCAAGTGGTTCTTAAGGGCTGTCAGGCAGGAGTGGATCTGGTGTCCCTTGAAGCTTGGGGATAGTAAGGTTCACTCGAAGAGGAAGCCTTTGAACCCCACAGATGTTTCTATGCCAAAGGCATGGGGTAAAGTGCTAGTTCACAACACTGGGCCCCTGAGACACACAAGTGAGCTGGGGTTAGGGGGCTGCTCACTGGAGTCTCAGCACCCAGGCAGCTGTCCTCATCTCTGAGTGTGGGTGTCAGGGAACTCCACGTCCCTTAGGAGCTTCCAGAGTCTCCAGAACCCTTCAAGCTCAGGTGCCTGATGTTCTCTGAGCTCTAGCTCATAGGGCCTGCCTTCTCGATCTCACATCTTTAGTCATAATGCCAAAGCCAAACCCAGCCAGCCTGTGTCCCTGGCCTGTCAAGCACCTGCTCCCCACCatgcctccctccccccaacccccagcatAACCACCATTTAGGAATCAACCTCACCTTACTTGAAGCCCAAGGATACTTCCTCCCATCCATCCGACAAGGCCCCAAGTTCCTTCTAATCCTTAGaggcctcctcttcttcctccctcaggTCACCATTCCCCCACTCTCTCCCGTCCTTCCTTCTGCCCCAGCAGCCAGGGGCCACAAATCTCCACTCAGTCTTCACTCTGCTTAAAATTGTTGAGGGTGAGAATAAAAAGCAAGgatggcattttaaaaactgATGCCATCCGAGTTCTTGGGAGCCGCGGGGTTAATCTGGGAAGATAGCTCTTGTATTGAGGGAAGCTGTGATAATGGAGTTGTTGTCAGTGGGTGGGGGACAGGCAGCCTGCACCAGCCAGGGTTAGTCTGAAATGACTGTCACAGGGCGGAGAAGACCTTTCACTCCCATATTGATTTAAGGCAGAAGGATTGGCAATTCTCCCAGCACTACGGGGCAAAGGGAGGGTATAAAGATAATGAACAACTGGATTGCTGCCTGCTTCCTCTCTGAAGCTCCAGGCTGGGATCTGCAGCTCTCATCGCAGGGACTGAGACCAGCAGGTGTTGGGCCTGGGGTACTGGTCAGAGCCCAGGGGCAGCCAGGAGGTGGGGTACTTAGTCCCTGAAGAGCTATATACCCTCTGATCCTGAAGAAGTCTCCTCCCTACCTGGCGTCAGTCCTCACCGTAGCCAAATGGAGGCCGTAACAGTCTAACAGTCCCTGTTTCTGGTGATGAGAAACCAGTGAATCAGATTTAGCTGTAACTTGATGACATGCCGTCTCTAGACATTAACTTACATATTTAAAACGATCTTAAGACATTGTACGGTCTTTGTACAAGTCTTCCCATAGTCAGTCCCCACCCAAGTACCTTTGGTTTCTCTTATACGGATGTTTaacaaggttttgttttgtttttggagacttgctctgtaacctaggctggcctagaactcaggcAATGTTCCTGGCAATCTTCCGGCAATCtgcttgagaccagcctgggcaacagggCAAGACCTTGCatcaaaacaccaaaataagcaaatgaaaccaaacccaaacaacaCCAACAAAGTACTAGCAAGCTTCTCCTTCTTGGCTTTTTGACAGAGGAACTACATTGATTCTGCATTTGCAAAAAGACATATTTTCTTACTAATTTAAATCAGTTATTATCTGTGAGGGTTTTCTATATTTGGCCTAACCATTCTTGAGAGGGCATTCTGTCCTCTAGAAGAATATTTGAGAATAGAGAAGATTTTTAATATGCCCAAGCTATACTTACTTtaatgcatttttcttttatttagattttatatgaaattaagcaaaatattgaagtttaaaaaaattgtgtgaTTACATCATGTAAGATTTTTATTTCAGAATGTGGGGAGGAGCTGAGAGCCTTACAGAAGAATCTAGAAAAGCAGCACTTGGAAATCTGGGGCAGGAGATAAAAAATTCAGGACCATCCTCAGCTATGCAGGCAATTGTGGGCAATAATaatatcatgaataaataaataagtaaataaatagatacttTAAGAGAAAGTTAATTTGATTTAGCTGTAAACTTccgaggctttaaaaaaaaaagtatatgtacCTGGGTGAGTTCATGAGCACCACATACATAGATGCCTCGTGATCCAAAGACCAGAATAGGGCACTGAATCTCAGGAACAGGAATTCTAGACCGTTTGAGCCACTATGTGGCCTGGGAACAGAACAGtaagacctctgcaagagcagtaagaccTCTTAAGCACAGAGTCATCACTGCTGTCCCttctaagacaaaaacaaaaacaaaacaaacaaacccgcCTCATACCTTGATTTTTTTGTGTATATGCTGTCTGGATGAGTGAGCAAGTGCttagcagcaagtgtctttacctgcaGAGCCATGGTTCCAGCCCCAACTTCTGggcctttaaaaataattttggggGCTGGCTATGGTGGAGCCATTTTATAATCCCAGGAATTGGGAGATGGTGGCAGAAAAACCAGTATTTCAAGGCTATCCTCAactcaactccagttccaggcaagcctaggtttttctttttcctttctttttgagaaaaggtcttgcTATAGGAGGTTTAGCCCAGGCTCAGAACTCAGGACCCTGTGTGCCTCAGCCCCCTGAATGCTGCGGGTTTTGGCAAGTATCACCACACCCTTCTAGTCGCTATCATATTTAAGTAGGATTTTTGGATCTATTGTCTTGAGTCAGAAACATCTCTCCTTTCCCAACTCCTGGGGTCGCTGAGATATCAGAGTATGTTGAGCTTTTCAAAGGAGTCGGGAGCATCAGAGGGTGGCCTCCCCCTGCGGTGACTGGGTGCAGAAGGAGGGCGAATGACACGAGGTATAGAGGTATGATCCAGTTCCCCACCCGCTAATCTAACGATGCCCAGAGCTCCATGCTTTTCTGGATCCCAGTTGGAACTGGCCTCTTGGAAATCTCAGCCCAGCTGACCAGCCTAGCACCACCAAGGAGAGATGGCCAGTGAGGCAGGCTCGTTCCCTGGCGACGCATGGGCCAGGAGGAGGCGATGGGCATGCTTGGGGCTCCCTGGACCCAGGGATCTTTCCTTTTCTTGGACACCAGAGCAATCCAGCCTCAGAGACGAGTGGCCAGGTCCCAGAGTCACATGACACACTCAAATCTGTTGCCTTCCCACCTATGAAATGCCAGAATCTTAATATTTTTACCCTCAAATGAAGACAACTTTTTGTCAGGGGGCTGAAAACAAGGCATCAAAGCAGGGAATTCAGATTTAATGATGCTCACTTGTCCTCAATAAGGGCTGGCATCAGTACTGTTTGCTGAGGGGCAAAGGCCTCTGTCACTCATTCATTTCCTTCGTTTATTTTTTATTCCACAGTGTATATTGGCATCCTGGTAGACGGAACCAATGGTCCGCCAAGCATGTCCACACCCTAATCTCTGGAACCTGTGACTAAATTAGGTGACATGTGAACGAAAATATGAACAATGCTATTGCTAGAGAGCCGGGTTTACAGCCCGAAGATAATAGCTGGGTGTGGAGACAAACCTGTAACGCACACTTTGGGAAGTGAAGAAGGAGGCTCTGGAGTTCAAGATCATGGTTGATCACATAGCAAGCTTCagggcagcttgggctacatgagaccttgtcttaacaAACAAGATGGGAAGCTAAGCCTGGATAACCCAAGTGGACTCAATTTTAGCTCTAGGGAAGGGGAGCAGTGAGTGGAGAAATAAGAGTCAGGGAGATATCTGGCTGTAGAGCAGTGTAGCATTGCTGGTTTTGGagatgaaggaggtctccctctAGAAGGTAGGGAATAAGGAGAATCTATCTTATGGTTCTCCATCTAGGCTCTCCCCTAGAATACTTAGGTAGGTAAACAGTCTTACCAACACACTGACTTTAGCCTAGTGAGACCTGTGTTGTCAGAGAACTGCAGGATAAGTGGGTTTGTCCCAGGCTTGGAAAGCTGGAAAGGGAATTTGTTACAGCAGCAACAGGAGGCTAATAACAATGTTCTCACAGATCTAATCCACAGCACTGGGACAGATTGCCACTGTCCATTCAGCCATGCCCTTTCTAAAGCGTTTGGGGAAGCAAGGCTGAAGCTACTGGGTACAGTCAGGGCTCCAGAACGGTGGCTGCGAGGGCGCCTCCTCCTGCTGCCCTGGAGGATCTTCACTTTTCACTTCGCCCTCACAAGGCACCCCTTAGTTCCCAGTGTAAACTGGCTTCTTGGCGCTCTGCTCTTTGGTGGAGGAAACGGTGGAAATGGCAATTCAGAACTGCGCTGCGCTTGACAGGTGACACTGAACTTGGCCGCCATACCTCGCTGGCTGCCCACAATGAATGGAGAACGGAAAGCTGGAAGGCTGCTAGGTGAGGAGGAACAGATAAATATTCCCAGCCCAGAGGTCTTAGGAGTTGgcttaaaacaagaaaaacaccACCTAGATATGTCTGAAGCCACCCCTGACCAAAATTGGGCCAGAACCCCTGAAGGTGAGGCCAGGAACATGCACTAGGATAGTGTTTTCCAGATCCGTCCTCAAGGTAATATCAGTGTGCATCAGGGTTCGGCTCCCCTCTGCCCTCGGGAGACCCCGCATCGCGTCTGTGGCTACAATGCAGCTCCGGGTTGTGCAGCGCCTTCCACATGAGCAGCATCTCATAAGGCGCGAAGCGATGCACCAGCAGCAGCTCGCGGTACACGCAGGGGTCGAAGGACGAGCGTTTCACGCCAGGCAGCTGCACGCCGAAGGGCCGGATGCCTTCGTGGCCGCTGGGCGCCAGGCCGGCCTGCTGCAGACACATGCCCATGTAGGCGTCGTCGATGGGGAAGAGCGGCACGCGGCGCGCCGCCCTGCGCAGGTGGCGGGCCGTGAGGCTGGACAGAAGGAAGCCGCCGCCGCTGCAGTACACAGGGTAGGCCTCGCCCGGGAAGAGCTGCGGGGGCACGAAGTACTTGCTCCCGCTGTGGCGGATGGGCACGGAGCCATCCATGAGCTGCCCGACGAAGAGGTGGCGCTCCGGCGGCTGCACCTCCAGGAACTGCAGCACGTTGGCGGTGTGCACGAAGACGTCGTCGTCGCAGCTGAGCAGGAAACTGGCGCCGGGGCAGCGCGCCGCCGTCCAGTCGAGCAGGTGCAGATGCTTGAGCGTGAGGTTGAGGAACGTGTCCCAGAAGCCCCACTGCAGCACGTCGCCGCTCTCGCGAGCCTCCAGGCGCAGCAGGTCCGCCAGCTGGGGCTCGCGCGCCGCCTCTTCCGGGGGGGAGGTCCCCAGCAGGAAGAGCCGCCGAACCTGCCGGCCGCCGTAGCTGCGCTCCTGGCCCCACGTGCGCCGGATCAGCTCCCGCCGCTCGAAGTTGGCGGGCGACGACTTGATGGCCAGCAGCAGGAAGACGCCGCGGGGG is a genomic window containing:
- the B3gnt6 gene encoding acetylgalactosaminyl-O-glycosyl-glycoprotein beta-1,3-N-acetylglucosaminyltransferase; its protein translation is MALPSRRSKNPNTLAFLLAGVTFVVLHQWLLQQPTQEQPQESTAAPRSSAAAVQPSPLLPVPACVANASANLTEGFQLLPARIQDFLRYRHCRRFPQLWDAPHKCAGPRGVFLLLAIKSSPANFERRELIRRTWGQERSYGGRQVRRLFLLGTSPPEEAAREPQLADLLRLEARESGDVLQWGFWDTFLNLTLKHLHLLDWTAARCPGASFLLSCDDDVFVHTANVLQFLEVQPPERHLFVGQLMDGSVPIRHSGSKYFVPPQLFPGEAYPVYCSGGGFLLSSLTARHLRRAARRVPLFPIDDAYMGMCLQQAGLAPSGHEGIRPFGVQLPGVKRSSFDPCVYRELLLVHRFAPYEMLLMWKALHNPELHCSHRRDAGSPEGRGEPNPDAH